In a genomic window of Pseudoliparis swirei isolate HS2019 ecotype Mariana Trench chromosome 20, NWPU_hadal_v1, whole genome shotgun sequence:
- the stard13b gene encoding stAR-related lipid transfer protein 13 isoform X3 — MTSRRNSAKRKLRRSFSEQLRSSTSKAWDLLWRNVRERRLAEIEAKEACDWLRAAGFPQYAQLFEDSQFPIDITPVKRDHDFLDKDLVEPLCRRLNTLNKCASMKLDVNLPKRKSEDSDEEDLFAISDKWTFEWSSRRWSRLQDIDCLLGNPGEGQTSGDDVPLRTTTSSESVLTDLSEPEISSLHSESSGGSGHRGLSTEDSDCSNRTGSDTAAMPDSTSLTMPHIHKEIAHYSSLPDNHSKISRVCAKDFLKRMETLRSRGSVGRGRKTLDISSPVLQQEGQTLKTLKCVEIINGDGGAPEIPSNKAQTGSDGSSHSSGSAVSTPSLKERKPHRADYKRSGMYLEDIDIFSGTKGNEVAQQNRRNEFCSYEDLVVHIPKDHKPGTFPKALSIESLSPTNGASFNWHTGSRHLDSPLISCRKESRPVTQYCSRGSRISVYDNVPGSHLYASTGDLIDLEKEDLFPHLDDILLHVNGLQQIVDCWSKNVLPVSEGLAQMDGEREHTGGLQSSSQITLDFEGNSVTESQTTPSHGDRDRVSLAETECTILRERRDSGVGASLTRPNRLRWPSFQIANRLSHSVASLQITNQSAGQLSLLQRFSLLRLTAIMEKYSMSNKHGWTWSVPKFMKRMKIPDYKDKNVFGVPLIVHVQRSGQPLPLGLQQALRYLRSQCLDQVGLFRKSGVKSRIQALRQMNENSPDNVNYEDQSAYDVADMVKQFFRDLPEPLLTSKLGETFLHIYQYVPKDQRLQAVQAAIMLMSDENREVLQTLLCFLSDVTSSVEENQMTPMNIAVCLAPSLFHLNILKKDNLSPRAMQKKYATGRPDQKDLNENLAATQGLAHMIIECNRLFEIPHEMVTQSRNSYVEADLHAPTIEELCKHLEDSDGTYQTHMEGRLQSQLKETREKSKYWVSCSSSHNTELSYKKVGDGNPLRRWRVSVEVEAPPSVVLNRVLRERHLWDVDLLQWKVCETLDKQTEVFQYVLNRMPPHPSRDFVVLRSWRTDLPKGACSLVSVSIERDCPPVGGVRAIVLESNYLLEPCGSGKSKLTHICRVDLKGRTPDWYNKAFGHLCAAEAARIRNSFQPLITDGPETKI; from the exons ATGACTTCTAGAAGAAACTCGGCGAAACGGAAGCTCCGGCGTTCCTTCAGCGAGCAGCTGCGGAGCTCCACATCCAAAGCCTGGGACCTCCTCTGGAGGAATGTCAGAGAGCGGAGACTGGCAG AAATTGAGGCCAAAGAGGCGTGTGACTGGCTGCGGGCAGCAGGATTTCCCCAGTATGCTCAACTCTTTGAAG attcCCAGTTCCCCATCGACATCACTCCTGTGAAAAGAGACCATGACTTTCTGGACAAAGATCTTGTGGAACCTCTGTGCAG gCGACTCAACACCTTGAACAAGTGTGCCTCTATGAAACTTGACGTGAACCTTCCGAAGAGGAAA AGTGAAGACTCTGATGAAGAAGACCTGTTTGCTATCAGTGACAAATGGACTTTTGAGTGGAGCAGCCGGCGTTGGTCCAGGTTACAGGACATTGACTGTCTGCTGGGAAACCCCGGAGAGGGTCAGACCTCCGGGGACGACGTGCCTCTGAGAACCACCACCAGCAGCGAGAGTGTTCTGACGGACCTCTCGGAGCCGGAGATCTCTTCTCTGCACAGTGAGAGCAGCGGGGGCAGCGGCCACAGGGGCCTCAGCACAGAGGACTCCGACTGCTCCAACCGCACCGGCTCCGATACTGCAGCAATGCCAGACTCTACTTCGCTCACAATGCCTCACATCCACAAAGAAATTGCTCACTACAGCTCACTCCCTGATAATCACAGCAAGATAAGCCGCGTCTGTGCCAAAGACTTCCTAAAGCGCATGGAGACGCTGCGCTCCCGAGGATCTGTGGGAAGGGGTCGTAAAACGTTGGACATCAGCTCTCCGGTGCTTCAGCAGGAGGGCCAGACACTGAAGACACTGAAGTGTGTCGAGATCATAAATGGAGATGGAGGGGCTCCAGAAATACCGTCCAACAAAGCCCAGACCGGTAGTGATGGAAGCAGCCATTCCAGTGGCAGCGCCGTTAGCACCCCCAGCCTGAAAGAGCGTAAACCCCACCGGGCTGACTACAAGCGCAGCGGCATGTATTTAGAGGACATTGACATCTTCTCAGGCACCAAAGGGAATGAAGTCGCACAACAAAACCGCAGAAATGAATTCTGCTCTTATGAAGACCTGGTGGTCCACATTCCCAAAGACCACAAGCCAGGAACCTTCCCCAAAGCACTGTCCATAGAGAGCCTGTCCCCCACCAATGGGGCCTCTTTCAACTGGCACACAGGCAGCAGGCACTTGGACTCCCCACTGATTTCATGTCGGAAGGAATCCAGGCCTGTGACCCAGTACTGCTCTCGAGGCAGCCGCATCAGTGTGTACGATAACGTCCCTGGCTCGCATCTGTACGCCAGTACTGGAGACCTGATAGACCTGGAGAAGGAGGACCTGTTCCCTCACCTGGATGATATCTTGCTGCATGTCAATGGTCTACAGCAGATAGTGGACTGCTGGTCGAAGAATGTGTTGCCTGTCAGTGAAGGGTTGGCACAGATGGACGGTGAAAGAGAACATACAGGAGGCCTTCAGTCCTCGAGTCAGATCACATTGGACTTTGAGGGAAACTCTGTCACGGAAAGCCAGACCACACCGAGTCATGGGGACAGAGACAGAGTATCACTTGCGGAGACAGAATGCACAATCCTCAGGGAAAGGAGGGACTCTGGAGTAGGTGCTTCACTCACAAGACCTAATCG GTTACGATGGCCCAGCTTTCAGATAGCTAATCGCCTTAGCCACTCAGTGGCATCACTGCAGATCACCAACCAGTCAGCGGGCCAGCTGAGCTTGCTGCAGAGGTTTTCTCTGCTGCGCCTTACTGCAATCATGGAGAAGTACTCCATGTCCAACAAGCATGGCTGGACCTG GTCGGTGCCAAAGTTTATGAAGAGAATGAAGATACCAGACTATAAGGATAAGAATGTGTTCGGAGTGCCGCTGATAGTGCATGTGCAGCGTTCTGGCCAGCCGTTGCCCCTCGGCCTGCAGCAGGCCCTGCGCTACCTGAGGAGCCAGTGTCTTGACCAG GTGGGTCTCTTTCGTAAATCAGGGGTGAAGTCTCGAATTCAAGCCCTCAGGCAGATGAATGAGAATTCTCCAGACAATGTGAACTATGAGGACCAGTCTGCCTATGATGTGGCTGACATGGTGAAGCAGTTCTTCAGGGATCTCCCTGAGCCTCTGCTCACCAGCAAGCTGGGGGAGACCTTCCTCCATATCTACCAAT ATGTGCCAAAGGACCAAAGGTTGCAAGCTGTCCAGGCAGCCATCATGCTGATGTCAGACGAAAACCGAGAGGTTCTGCAGACGTTGCTCTGTTTCCTCAGCGATGTCACTTCCTCTGTGGAAGAAAACCAGATGACACCCATGAACATCGCTGTGTGTCTGGCCCCCTCCCTCTTTCACCTCAACATACTCAAGAAAGACAATCTCTCGCCAAG GGCCATGCAGAAGAAGTATGCCACTGGCAGACCGGACCAGAAGGATCTGAATGAAAACTTAGCAGCAACACAGGGCCTTGCTCATATGATCATAGAGTGCAACCGTCTCTTTGAG ATCCCTCATGAGATGGTTACTCAGTCGCGTAATTCATACGTGGAGGCTGACTTGCATGCACCAACAATTGAGGAGTTGTGCAAGCATCTGGAGGACAGCGATGGAACGTACCAAACTCACATGGAGGGGAGACTTCAGAGCCAGCTCAAAGAGACCCGGGAGAAGTCCAAATACTGGGtgtcctgcagcagctctcatAACACAGAGCTCTCCTACAAGAAG GTGGGAGACGGGAACCCTTTGAGACGCTGGCGAGTGTCCGTGGAGGTGGAAGCCCCACCGTCTGTAGTTTTGAACCGCGTGCTACGAGAGCGCCACCTGTGGGATGTGGACCTGCTGCAGTGGAAAGTGTGTGAGACACTGGACAAGCAGACAGAGGTGTTTCAGTATGTCCTCAATCGCATGCCCCCTCATCCCAGCAGGGACTTTGTAGTCCTCAG ATCATGGAGGACCGACTTGCCCAAAGGCGCATGCTCCCTGGTTTCTGTGTCAATAGAGCGTGATTGTCCTCCTGTTGGAGGAGTTCGAGCGATAGTCCTGGAGTCCAACTACCTGCTGGAGCCCTGCGGCTCAGGAAAGTCCAAACTAACTCACATCTGCAGAGTAGACTTGAA GGGAAGGACTCCAGACTGGTACAACAAAGCCTTTGGTCACCTTTGTGCCGCAGAAGCTGCCCGGATACGCAACTCCTTTCAGCCGCTAATCACAGACGGCCCAGAGACCAAAATCTGA
- the stard13b gene encoding stAR-related lipid transfer protein 13 isoform X2, with amino-acid sequence MFRELPESTGSECLGSMTPETQDFYLRMDHHRRRSGYRLGRIIARQQLLKKIAGEIEAKEACDWLRAAGFPQYAQLFEDSQFPIDITPVKRDHDFLDKDLVEPLCRRLNTLNKCASMKLDVNLPKRKSEDSDEEDLFAISDKWTFEWSSRRWSRLQDIDCLLGNPGEGQTSGDDVPLRTTTSSESVLTDLSEPEISSLHSESSGGSGHRGLSTEDSDCSNRTGSDTAAMPDSTSLTMPHIHKEIAHYSSLPDNHSKISRVCAKDFLKRMETLRSRGSVGRGRKTLDISSPVLQQEGQTLKTLKCVEIINGDGGAPEIPSNKAQTGSDGSSHSSGSAVSTPSLKERKPHRADYKRSGMYLEDIDIFSGTKGNEVAQQNRRNEFCSYEDLVVHIPKDHKPGTFPKALSIESLSPTNGASFNWHTGSRHLDSPLISCRKESRPVTQYCSRGSRISVYDNVPGSHLYASTGDLIDLEKEDLFPHLDDILLHVNGLQQIVDCWSKNVLPVSEGLAQMDGEREHTGGLQSSSQITLDFEGNSVTESQTTPSHGDRDRVSLAETECTILRERRDSGVGASLTRPNRLRWPSFQIANRLSHSVASLQITNQSAGQLSLLQRFSLLRLTAIMEKYSMSNKHGWTWSVPKFMKRMKIPDYKDKNVFGVPLIVHVQRSGQPLPLGLQQALRYLRSQCLDQVGLFRKSGVKSRIQALRQMNENSPDNVNYEDQSAYDVADMVKQFFRDLPEPLLTSKLGETFLHIYQYVPKDQRLQAVQAAIMLMSDENREVLQTLLCFLSDVTSSVEENQMTPMNIAVCLAPSLFHLNILKKDNLSPRAMQKKYATGRPDQKDLNENLAATQGLAHMIIECNRLFEIPHEMVTQSRNSYVEADLHAPTIEELCKHLEDSDGTYQTHMEGRLQSQLKETREKSKYWVSCSSSHNTELSYKKVGDGNPLRRWRVSVEVEAPPSVVLNRVLRERHLWDVDLLQWKVCETLDKQTEVFQYVLNRMPPHPSRDFVVLRSWRTDLPKGACSLVSVSIERDCPPVGGVRAIVLESNYLLEPCGSGKSKLTHICRVDLKGRTPDWYNKAFGHLCAAEAARIRNSFQPLITDGPETKI; translated from the exons ATGTTTCGGGAGCTCCCGGAGTCCACGGGCAGCGAGTGTCTTGGGAGTATGACCCCCGAGACTCAGGACTTCTACCTGCGAATGGACCATCACCGCAGACGCTCCGGGTACAGGCTGGGCAGGATCATTGCCAGGCAGCAACTACTCAAGAAGATCGCTGGAG AAATTGAGGCCAAAGAGGCGTGTGACTGGCTGCGGGCAGCAGGATTTCCCCAGTATGCTCAACTCTTTGAAG attcCCAGTTCCCCATCGACATCACTCCTGTGAAAAGAGACCATGACTTTCTGGACAAAGATCTTGTGGAACCTCTGTGCAG gCGACTCAACACCTTGAACAAGTGTGCCTCTATGAAACTTGACGTGAACCTTCCGAAGAGGAAA AGTGAAGACTCTGATGAAGAAGACCTGTTTGCTATCAGTGACAAATGGACTTTTGAGTGGAGCAGCCGGCGTTGGTCCAGGTTACAGGACATTGACTGTCTGCTGGGAAACCCCGGAGAGGGTCAGACCTCCGGGGACGACGTGCCTCTGAGAACCACCACCAGCAGCGAGAGTGTTCTGACGGACCTCTCGGAGCCGGAGATCTCTTCTCTGCACAGTGAGAGCAGCGGGGGCAGCGGCCACAGGGGCCTCAGCACAGAGGACTCCGACTGCTCCAACCGCACCGGCTCCGATACTGCAGCAATGCCAGACTCTACTTCGCTCACAATGCCTCACATCCACAAAGAAATTGCTCACTACAGCTCACTCCCTGATAATCACAGCAAGATAAGCCGCGTCTGTGCCAAAGACTTCCTAAAGCGCATGGAGACGCTGCGCTCCCGAGGATCTGTGGGAAGGGGTCGTAAAACGTTGGACATCAGCTCTCCGGTGCTTCAGCAGGAGGGCCAGACACTGAAGACACTGAAGTGTGTCGAGATCATAAATGGAGATGGAGGGGCTCCAGAAATACCGTCCAACAAAGCCCAGACCGGTAGTGATGGAAGCAGCCATTCCAGTGGCAGCGCCGTTAGCACCCCCAGCCTGAAAGAGCGTAAACCCCACCGGGCTGACTACAAGCGCAGCGGCATGTATTTAGAGGACATTGACATCTTCTCAGGCACCAAAGGGAATGAAGTCGCACAACAAAACCGCAGAAATGAATTCTGCTCTTATGAAGACCTGGTGGTCCACATTCCCAAAGACCACAAGCCAGGAACCTTCCCCAAAGCACTGTCCATAGAGAGCCTGTCCCCCACCAATGGGGCCTCTTTCAACTGGCACACAGGCAGCAGGCACTTGGACTCCCCACTGATTTCATGTCGGAAGGAATCCAGGCCTGTGACCCAGTACTGCTCTCGAGGCAGCCGCATCAGTGTGTACGATAACGTCCCTGGCTCGCATCTGTACGCCAGTACTGGAGACCTGATAGACCTGGAGAAGGAGGACCTGTTCCCTCACCTGGATGATATCTTGCTGCATGTCAATGGTCTACAGCAGATAGTGGACTGCTGGTCGAAGAATGTGTTGCCTGTCAGTGAAGGGTTGGCACAGATGGACGGTGAAAGAGAACATACAGGAGGCCTTCAGTCCTCGAGTCAGATCACATTGGACTTTGAGGGAAACTCTGTCACGGAAAGCCAGACCACACCGAGTCATGGGGACAGAGACAGAGTATCACTTGCGGAGACAGAATGCACAATCCTCAGGGAAAGGAGGGACTCTGGAGTAGGTGCTTCACTCACAAGACCTAATCG GTTACGATGGCCCAGCTTTCAGATAGCTAATCGCCTTAGCCACTCAGTGGCATCACTGCAGATCACCAACCAGTCAGCGGGCCAGCTGAGCTTGCTGCAGAGGTTTTCTCTGCTGCGCCTTACTGCAATCATGGAGAAGTACTCCATGTCCAACAAGCATGGCTGGACCTG GTCGGTGCCAAAGTTTATGAAGAGAATGAAGATACCAGACTATAAGGATAAGAATGTGTTCGGAGTGCCGCTGATAGTGCATGTGCAGCGTTCTGGCCAGCCGTTGCCCCTCGGCCTGCAGCAGGCCCTGCGCTACCTGAGGAGCCAGTGTCTTGACCAG GTGGGTCTCTTTCGTAAATCAGGGGTGAAGTCTCGAATTCAAGCCCTCAGGCAGATGAATGAGAATTCTCCAGACAATGTGAACTATGAGGACCAGTCTGCCTATGATGTGGCTGACATGGTGAAGCAGTTCTTCAGGGATCTCCCTGAGCCTCTGCTCACCAGCAAGCTGGGGGAGACCTTCCTCCATATCTACCAAT ATGTGCCAAAGGACCAAAGGTTGCAAGCTGTCCAGGCAGCCATCATGCTGATGTCAGACGAAAACCGAGAGGTTCTGCAGACGTTGCTCTGTTTCCTCAGCGATGTCACTTCCTCTGTGGAAGAAAACCAGATGACACCCATGAACATCGCTGTGTGTCTGGCCCCCTCCCTCTTTCACCTCAACATACTCAAGAAAGACAATCTCTCGCCAAG GGCCATGCAGAAGAAGTATGCCACTGGCAGACCGGACCAGAAGGATCTGAATGAAAACTTAGCAGCAACACAGGGCCTTGCTCATATGATCATAGAGTGCAACCGTCTCTTTGAG ATCCCTCATGAGATGGTTACTCAGTCGCGTAATTCATACGTGGAGGCTGACTTGCATGCACCAACAATTGAGGAGTTGTGCAAGCATCTGGAGGACAGCGATGGAACGTACCAAACTCACATGGAGGGGAGACTTCAGAGCCAGCTCAAAGAGACCCGGGAGAAGTCCAAATACTGGGtgtcctgcagcagctctcatAACACAGAGCTCTCCTACAAGAAG GTGGGAGACGGGAACCCTTTGAGACGCTGGCGAGTGTCCGTGGAGGTGGAAGCCCCACCGTCTGTAGTTTTGAACCGCGTGCTACGAGAGCGCCACCTGTGGGATGTGGACCTGCTGCAGTGGAAAGTGTGTGAGACACTGGACAAGCAGACAGAGGTGTTTCAGTATGTCCTCAATCGCATGCCCCCTCATCCCAGCAGGGACTTTGTAGTCCTCAG ATCATGGAGGACCGACTTGCCCAAAGGCGCATGCTCCCTGGTTTCTGTGTCAATAGAGCGTGATTGTCCTCCTGTTGGAGGAGTTCGAGCGATAGTCCTGGAGTCCAACTACCTGCTGGAGCCCTGCGGCTCAGGAAAGTCCAAACTAACTCACATCTGCAGAGTAGACTTGAA GGGAAGGACTCCAGACTGGTACAACAAAGCCTTTGGTCACCTTTGTGCCGCAGAAGCTGCCCGGATACGCAACTCCTTTCAGCCGCTAATCACAGACGGCCCAGAGACCAAAATCTGA
- the stard13b gene encoding stAR-related lipid transfer protein 13 isoform X4, whose amino-acid sequence MREDVPGEIEAKEACDWLRAAGFPQYAQLFEDSQFPIDITPVKRDHDFLDKDLVEPLCRRLNTLNKCASMKLDVNLPKRKSEDSDEEDLFAISDKWTFEWSSRRWSRLQDIDCLLGNPGEGQTSGDDVPLRTTTSSESVLTDLSEPEISSLHSESSGGSGHRGLSTEDSDCSNRTGSDTAAMPDSTSLTMPHIHKEIAHYSSLPDNHSKISRVCAKDFLKRMETLRSRGSVGRGRKTLDISSPVLQQEGQTLKTLKCVEIINGDGGAPEIPSNKAQTGSDGSSHSSGSAVSTPSLKERKPHRADYKRSGMYLEDIDIFSGTKGNEVAQQNRRNEFCSYEDLVVHIPKDHKPGTFPKALSIESLSPTNGASFNWHTGSRHLDSPLISCRKESRPVTQYCSRGSRISVYDNVPGSHLYASTGDLIDLEKEDLFPHLDDILLHVNGLQQIVDCWSKNVLPVSEGLAQMDGEREHTGGLQSSSQITLDFEGNSVTESQTTPSHGDRDRVSLAETECTILRERRDSGVGASLTRPNRLRWPSFQIANRLSHSVASLQITNQSAGQLSLLQRFSLLRLTAIMEKYSMSNKHGWTWSVPKFMKRMKIPDYKDKNVFGVPLIVHVQRSGQPLPLGLQQALRYLRSQCLDQVGLFRKSGVKSRIQALRQMNENSPDNVNYEDQSAYDVADMVKQFFRDLPEPLLTSKLGETFLHIYQYVPKDQRLQAVQAAIMLMSDENREVLQTLLCFLSDVTSSVEENQMTPMNIAVCLAPSLFHLNILKKDNLSPRAMQKKYATGRPDQKDLNENLAATQGLAHMIIECNRLFEIPHEMVTQSRNSYVEADLHAPTIEELCKHLEDSDGTYQTHMEGRLQSQLKETREKSKYWVSCSSSHNTELSYKKVGDGNPLRRWRVSVEVEAPPSVVLNRVLRERHLWDVDLLQWKVCETLDKQTEVFQYVLNRMPPHPSRDFVVLRSWRTDLPKGACSLVSVSIERDCPPVGGVRAIVLESNYLLEPCGSGKSKLTHICRVDLKGRTPDWYNKAFGHLCAAEAARIRNSFQPLITDGPETKI is encoded by the exons ATGCGTGAAGATGTCCCGGGGG AAATTGAGGCCAAAGAGGCGTGTGACTGGCTGCGGGCAGCAGGATTTCCCCAGTATGCTCAACTCTTTGAAG attcCCAGTTCCCCATCGACATCACTCCTGTGAAAAGAGACCATGACTTTCTGGACAAAGATCTTGTGGAACCTCTGTGCAG gCGACTCAACACCTTGAACAAGTGTGCCTCTATGAAACTTGACGTGAACCTTCCGAAGAGGAAA AGTGAAGACTCTGATGAAGAAGACCTGTTTGCTATCAGTGACAAATGGACTTTTGAGTGGAGCAGCCGGCGTTGGTCCAGGTTACAGGACATTGACTGTCTGCTGGGAAACCCCGGAGAGGGTCAGACCTCCGGGGACGACGTGCCTCTGAGAACCACCACCAGCAGCGAGAGTGTTCTGACGGACCTCTCGGAGCCGGAGATCTCTTCTCTGCACAGTGAGAGCAGCGGGGGCAGCGGCCACAGGGGCCTCAGCACAGAGGACTCCGACTGCTCCAACCGCACCGGCTCCGATACTGCAGCAATGCCAGACTCTACTTCGCTCACAATGCCTCACATCCACAAAGAAATTGCTCACTACAGCTCACTCCCTGATAATCACAGCAAGATAAGCCGCGTCTGTGCCAAAGACTTCCTAAAGCGCATGGAGACGCTGCGCTCCCGAGGATCTGTGGGAAGGGGTCGTAAAACGTTGGACATCAGCTCTCCGGTGCTTCAGCAGGAGGGCCAGACACTGAAGACACTGAAGTGTGTCGAGATCATAAATGGAGATGGAGGGGCTCCAGAAATACCGTCCAACAAAGCCCAGACCGGTAGTGATGGAAGCAGCCATTCCAGTGGCAGCGCCGTTAGCACCCCCAGCCTGAAAGAGCGTAAACCCCACCGGGCTGACTACAAGCGCAGCGGCATGTATTTAGAGGACATTGACATCTTCTCAGGCACCAAAGGGAATGAAGTCGCACAACAAAACCGCAGAAATGAATTCTGCTCTTATGAAGACCTGGTGGTCCACATTCCCAAAGACCACAAGCCAGGAACCTTCCCCAAAGCACTGTCCATAGAGAGCCTGTCCCCCACCAATGGGGCCTCTTTCAACTGGCACACAGGCAGCAGGCACTTGGACTCCCCACTGATTTCATGTCGGAAGGAATCCAGGCCTGTGACCCAGTACTGCTCTCGAGGCAGCCGCATCAGTGTGTACGATAACGTCCCTGGCTCGCATCTGTACGCCAGTACTGGAGACCTGATAGACCTGGAGAAGGAGGACCTGTTCCCTCACCTGGATGATATCTTGCTGCATGTCAATGGTCTACAGCAGATAGTGGACTGCTGGTCGAAGAATGTGTTGCCTGTCAGTGAAGGGTTGGCACAGATGGACGGTGAAAGAGAACATACAGGAGGCCTTCAGTCCTCGAGTCAGATCACATTGGACTTTGAGGGAAACTCTGTCACGGAAAGCCAGACCACACCGAGTCATGGGGACAGAGACAGAGTATCACTTGCGGAGACAGAATGCACAATCCTCAGGGAAAGGAGGGACTCTGGAGTAGGTGCTTCACTCACAAGACCTAATCG GTTACGATGGCCCAGCTTTCAGATAGCTAATCGCCTTAGCCACTCAGTGGCATCACTGCAGATCACCAACCAGTCAGCGGGCCAGCTGAGCTTGCTGCAGAGGTTTTCTCTGCTGCGCCTTACTGCAATCATGGAGAAGTACTCCATGTCCAACAAGCATGGCTGGACCTG GTCGGTGCCAAAGTTTATGAAGAGAATGAAGATACCAGACTATAAGGATAAGAATGTGTTCGGAGTGCCGCTGATAGTGCATGTGCAGCGTTCTGGCCAGCCGTTGCCCCTCGGCCTGCAGCAGGCCCTGCGCTACCTGAGGAGCCAGTGTCTTGACCAG GTGGGTCTCTTTCGTAAATCAGGGGTGAAGTCTCGAATTCAAGCCCTCAGGCAGATGAATGAGAATTCTCCAGACAATGTGAACTATGAGGACCAGTCTGCCTATGATGTGGCTGACATGGTGAAGCAGTTCTTCAGGGATCTCCCTGAGCCTCTGCTCACCAGCAAGCTGGGGGAGACCTTCCTCCATATCTACCAAT ATGTGCCAAAGGACCAAAGGTTGCAAGCTGTCCAGGCAGCCATCATGCTGATGTCAGACGAAAACCGAGAGGTTCTGCAGACGTTGCTCTGTTTCCTCAGCGATGTCACTTCCTCTGTGGAAGAAAACCAGATGACACCCATGAACATCGCTGTGTGTCTGGCCCCCTCCCTCTTTCACCTCAACATACTCAAGAAAGACAATCTCTCGCCAAG GGCCATGCAGAAGAAGTATGCCACTGGCAGACCGGACCAGAAGGATCTGAATGAAAACTTAGCAGCAACACAGGGCCTTGCTCATATGATCATAGAGTGCAACCGTCTCTTTGAG ATCCCTCATGAGATGGTTACTCAGTCGCGTAATTCATACGTGGAGGCTGACTTGCATGCACCAACAATTGAGGAGTTGTGCAAGCATCTGGAGGACAGCGATGGAACGTACCAAACTCACATGGAGGGGAGACTTCAGAGCCAGCTCAAAGAGACCCGGGAGAAGTCCAAATACTGGGtgtcctgcagcagctctcatAACACAGAGCTCTCCTACAAGAAG GTGGGAGACGGGAACCCTTTGAGACGCTGGCGAGTGTCCGTGGAGGTGGAAGCCCCACCGTCTGTAGTTTTGAACCGCGTGCTACGAGAGCGCCACCTGTGGGATGTGGACCTGCTGCAGTGGAAAGTGTGTGAGACACTGGACAAGCAGACAGAGGTGTTTCAGTATGTCCTCAATCGCATGCCCCCTCATCCCAGCAGGGACTTTGTAGTCCTCAG ATCATGGAGGACCGACTTGCCCAAAGGCGCATGCTCCCTGGTTTCTGTGTCAATAGAGCGTGATTGTCCTCCTGTTGGAGGAGTTCGAGCGATAGTCCTGGAGTCCAACTACCTGCTGGAGCCCTGCGGCTCAGGAAAGTCCAAACTAACTCACATCTGCAGAGTAGACTTGAA GGGAAGGACTCCAGACTGGTACAACAAAGCCTTTGGTCACCTTTGTGCCGCAGAAGCTGCCCGGATACGCAACTCCTTTCAGCCGCTAATCACAGACGGCCCAGAGACCAAAATCTGA